In a single window of the Dama dama isolate Ldn47 chromosome 33, ASM3311817v1, whole genome shotgun sequence genome:
- the LOC133050776 gene encoding CBY1-interacting BAR domain-containing protein 1-like — MLRRSLENRDAQTRQLQDAVTNVEKHFGELCQIFAAYVRKTARLRDKADLLVNEINMYASTETPHLKQGLKNFADEFAKLQDYRQAEVERLEAKVVEPLKAYGTIVKMKRDDLKATLTARNREAKQLTQLERTRQRNPSDRHVISQAETELQRATMDATQTTHHLEETIDNFEKQKIKDIKTIFSEFITIEMLFHGKALEVYTAAYQNIQKIDEEEDLEVFRHSLYPQDYPSRSAIVRANSKSPLQRSLSAKCVSGTGQVY; from the coding sequence ATGTTGAGGCGCAGCTTGGAAAACCGGGACGCTCAGACCAGACAACTGCAAGATGCTGTCACCAATGTGGAGAAACATTTTGGAGAGTTGTGCCAGATCTTTGCTGCTTATGTGCGGAAAACCGCCCGACTGCGAGACAAAGCGGACCTCCTGGTGAACGAAATCAACATGTATGCATCTACCGAGACCCCGCACTTAAAGCAGGGCCTGAAAAACTTTGCGGACGAGTTTGCCAAACTTCAGGATTACCGACAAGCCGAGGTTGAAAGACTTGAAGCCAAGGTAGTTGAACCTTTGAAAGCTTATGGAACCATTGTAAAAATGAAGCGAGATGATCTCAAAGCAACATTAACAGCAAGGAATCGAGAAGCTAAACAGTTAACTCAGTTAGAAAGAACACGTCAGAGAAACCCATCTGATCGACATGTTATTTCACAGGCAGAAACTGAATTACAAAGAGCTACAATGGATGCTACCCAAACAACTCATCATCTGGAGGAAACTATTGAcaattttgaaaagcagaaaataaaggaTATAAAGACTATATTTTCAGAATTTATCACTATTGAAATGTTATTTCACGGCAAAGCTTTAGAGGTCTACACTGCTGCCtaccaaaatatacaaaagattgatgaagaagaagatttagagGTTTTCCGACATTCTCTGTATCCTCAAGATTATCCATCCCGTTCAGCTATTGTAAGAGCAAATTCGAAGTCACCTCTTCAAAGATCACTGTCAGCTAAGTGTGTATCTGGAACAGGACAGGTATATTGA